From the Chitinolyticbacter meiyuanensis genome, one window contains:
- the rpoE gene encoding RNA polymerase sigma factor RpoE has product MEKRTDREIDQELVSRAQAGDKRAFELLVAKYQRRIARLLSRLIRDPAEIEDVTQEAFIKAYRALPSFRGESAFYTWLYRIAINTAKNYLASLGRRPQLLADFEDEEGDVLDPSSQVPDHTTPESELANREIVRTVNEVVETLPDELRTAITLREMEGLSYEEIAGVMNCPIGTVRSRIFRAREAISAKLKPLLDSVGKDRRW; this is encoded by the coding sequence TTGGAGAAACGCACCGACCGGGAGATTGACCAGGAGTTGGTCTCCCGCGCCCAGGCAGGGGACAAGCGTGCCTTCGAGCTGCTGGTGGCCAAGTACCAGCGCCGTATTGCGCGGCTGTTGTCCCGCCTGATCCGCGATCCAGCGGAAATCGAGGATGTTACCCAGGAGGCCTTCATCAAGGCCTATCGGGCATTGCCGTCGTTTCGCGGCGAATCAGCCTTCTATACCTGGCTGTATCGCATCGCGATCAACACTGCCAAAAATTACCTCGCCTCGCTGGGCCGGCGTCCGCAACTTTTGGCTGACTTCGAGGACGAAGAGGGCGACGTGCTCGATCCCTCGTCCCAGGTGCCGGACCACACTACGCCTGAATCTGAACTTGCCAACCGCGAGATTGTCAGAACCGTCAACGAGGTCGTCGAAACCTTGCCCGACGAATTGCGTACTGCGATCACATTGCGCGAAATGGAGGGACTGTCGTACGAAGAGATCGCAGGCGTCATGAATTGTCCGATCGGCACGGTGCGTTCACGAATCTTTCGCGCACGCGAGGCGATTTCGGCAAAATTGAAGCCTTTGCTCGACTCGGTCGGCAAAGACCGGCGCTGGTAG